GCGCGGTCGAGAACGCCGATTCTGAAAGCGCGCTGATGCGCGCCATGCGCGTATTGCGCCGCCGCGAGTGGCTGCGTATCGCCTGGCGAGATTTGAATGGTGCTGCCGACCTGGATGAAACCTTGCGCGAACTCTCGGCAATGGCCGAGGGCTTTGTCGAGCAAGCGCTGAAAAGTTGCTATAACCGTGCGTGCGAAAGATATGGCGTGCCGCGCAACGCCAACGGCGCCGCGCAGCAACTGGTGGTGCTGGGCATGGGCAAGCTGGGTGGGGCCGAGCTGAATTTTTCGTCCGACATCGATCTGATCTTCGCGTATCCGGAAGACGGCCAGACCGATGGCCGCCGCGCGCAGGACAATCGTGAGTTTTTCACCAGAATGGGGCAGAAATTCATCAAGGTATTGAGCGAATACACGGCCGACGGCTTCGTATTCCGCATCGACATGCGCCTGCGGCCGTTCGGCGACGGCCCGCTGGCGATCAGCTTCGACGCCATGGAGCATTACTACCAGACGCACGGCCGCGAGTGGGAGCGTTATGCCATGGTCAAGGCGCGGGTCATCGCCGGCGATCGCGCGGCGGGGGACGAACTGCTGCGGCGCCTGCGGCCCTTCGTCTATCGCCGTTATCTGGACTATGGCGCATTCGGCAGCCTGCGCGACATGAAGGCGCTGATCGACGGCGAGGTCAGCCGGCGCGAATTGATCGACAACATCAAGCTCGGCGCCGGTGGCATCCGCGAGATCGAGTTCATCTCGCAGGCATTCCAACTGGTGCGCGGCGGCCGCGATGCGGAACTCCAGCAGCGCGAGTTGCGCGCCGTGCTGCCGTGCCTCGCCAGAAAAGGCCAGTTGGCGCAGGCGGATGTCGATGCATTGCTAGCAGCGTATACGTTCCTGCGGCGGGTCGAAAACCGCCTGCAGATGGTGGGCGATCAGCAGACGCACGCGCTGCCCGAGCAGGACTCCGAACGCGCGCGGCTCGCGTTCGCCATGAATTTCCATGACTGGGCGTCATTCGCGAAAGCGCTGGATGAGCATCGCCGTGCAGTGCACGAGCGATTCGAGCACACCTTTGGCGAGCCCGGAGCCGCTGATCCCGAGACGGATAATACCGGCAGCCATCGCGCGCTGGTGGAGTTGTCGCAGGGCCGCATGGACGACGACCGCGCGCTAGCTCTGCTGCGCAAAGCCGGGTTCGACGATCCTGCCACCGTATTGCCGGCGATCAAGGCGCTCTACACCGGGCACGCCTATCAGGCGCAGGGCGAAACCAGCCGCGTGCGTCTTAACCGGCTGATGCCCCTGCTGCTGGCGGAGGTCGCCAGCCAGCCTGAGGCGGCCCGGACCTTGTCGCGCATTCTGCCGCTTATCGAGGCCATCGCGCGACGCTCGGTTTATCTCGCGTTGCTCGCCGAGCATCGCGAGGCGCTCGCGCAGCTCGTCAAACTTAGTGGCGCGAGCAAATGGATCGCGGAGTATCTGTCCAATCATCCAATCCTGCTGGACGAATTGCTCAACCCGCGCGATCTCTACGCGCCGCCCGACCGGGACGGTCTCGCAGCACAGCTTGGCGATGAGTTTGCCCGTATCGACCCGTTCGACATGGAGGCGCAGATGGAGCGTTTGCGACAGTTCAAGCAGGTCAACGTGCTGCGCGTGGCGGCGGCCGATGTGATGGAAGCGTTGCCTTTGATGCGGATCAGCGATCAACTGACCTGGATCGCGGAGGTGATTCTGGAGCACGTGCTGAAGATCGCCTGGCAGCAGATGACGGCGCGTTACGGCAAGCCCGGCTGCGTGATCGACGGCGAGCGCTATACGCCGGGGTTCGCGATCATCGCGTACGGCAAACTCGGCGGCATCGAGCTCGGTTACGGTTCGGATCTGGATCTGGTTTATCTGCACGACAGCGCCGGCAAGCAGCAATGCACCGACGGCGGGAAATCGATCGATAACGCCACATTCTTCGGGCGTCTGGCCCAGCGAATCGTGCATGCGCTGACGGCGTTTACCCCCGCGGGTCAGCTTTACGAAGTGGACATGCGCCTGCGACCCAGCGGTGCTGCCGGGATTCTGGTCAGCGGCGTGCAGGCGTTCGAGCTCTATCAGCGCGACCGTGCCTGGACGTGGGAGCACCAGGCGCTGGCGCGCGCGCGACCGGTGGCCGGCAGTGCGGATATTTCTGCACGTTTTCAGCGCATGCGCGCCGGCACCCTGGTCTGCGCGCGAGACACGGCAAAGCTGCGCCACGAGGTTAAAGAGATGCGTGAGCGCATGTGGCGCGAGTTGGGCAGCCGCGACGCGACGCGCTTCGATTTGAAAAAAGACCCCGGCGGTATCGCCGACATCGAGTTTATGGTGCAATACCACGTGCTGGCGCATACGCACGATCACGGCGCTTTAAGTGAATTCACGGACAACATCCGGATTCTGGACGCACTCGTGGCCAGCGACTTGTTACCGGTCAAGGACGCGCGCTTTCTGCAGGACGTTTATCGCGCATATCGCGACAGAGTCCACGCCCTGAGTCTGCAGGGCGACGCCGCGGTTGTGGATAGCCATGAATTCAGCGAACAGCGCGCCGGCGTCCAGCGGTTGTGGCGGGAGCTGATGGAAGTGTCCTGAAAGCACGTAGAATACAAAGATTAAACGCGAAGTACGAAGGCGCGACACGCAAACTTGGGTCACGTTACAGGCGTACAGCAGGCAGATAGAGAATTGTCCGCAAGCATATTTTTTTACGCTTTATATCTAACCCTATGTTTTAGTTTATTGGCTTTGCGCCCTTTGCGCCCTTTGCGCCCTTTGCGCCTCTGCGGGTCTTTGCGTAGAGTACTAAAGCCCAGTGAATCACGCGCAATAAATGTTTAATGTTTAAGGAGTAGGCACGATGTCCATGGCCGATCGTGACGGTCTGATCTGGTTCGACGGCGAAATGGTGCCTTGGCGAGAAGCCAAAGTGCACGTGCTGACGCATACCCTGCATTACGGTATGGGGGTTTTCGAGGGCGTGCGTGCGTATGAAACCCGTCGTGGCACGGCGATCTTCCGGCTTGCCGATCACACCAGGCGGCTGTTCAATTCTGCGCATATCTTGGGGATGGCCATGCCGTTCGACAAAGACGTGATCAACGCTGCGCAACGGGCGGTGGTGCGCAAGAACCAGCTCAAATCGGCCTACATTCGGCCCATGTGTTTCTACGGCGCGGAAGGCATGGGGCTGCACGCGCAAGGGTTGCGCGTGCACTGCATGATCGCGGCCTGGGAGTGGGGCTCGTATCTGGGCAAGGACAATCTCGAAAAAGGCTTGCGCATCAAAACCTCGTCGCTCACGCGCCATCACGTCAACATCACCATGTGCAAGGCCAAGGCCAACGGCAACTACATGAACTCCATGCTCGCCCTTCAAGAGGCCACGCGCGACGGCTACGACGAGGCGCTGCTGCTGGACATCGAGGGTTACGTGGCCGAAGGCAGCGGCGAGAATATCTTCATCGTGAGCGACGGCGTGCTGTACACACCGGATCTTACCTCTGCACTGGACGGCATGACGCGCCGCACGATTATCACTCTGGCGGGGCAACTGGACATCCCGGTGCGCGAAAAGCGCATCTCGCGCGACGAGGTGTACATCGCCGACGAGGCGTTTTTCACCGGCACCGCCGCCGAAGTGGCGCCCATCCGCGAGCTGGACAACCGTGCCATCGGCACCGGCCGGCGTGGCCCCATGACGGAACGCCTGCAGACCATGTTCTTCGATCTCGTCGTCGGCCGCCGCGACGACCATCAGGACTGGCTCACGCCGGTCGCGTGAGCTTAAAGAACGCCATGCCCAACCCGCACAGTTCGGACGCGCAGGATAAGTTCACAACGCCCAACGACCGGCGCAGCTATACCATCGCGCGCGCGGACCTGCCGCTGCACTGCCCGCTGCCGGGCATGAGCCTGTGGGATTCGCACCCATTGGTTTATATCCCCATCGAAGACAGCAAAAAGGGGCGCATGCGCTGCCCTTATTGCAGTACCGAATACGTGCTGGAGCCCGAATAGCCCGAACGGGTTGGCACTTTCATGCGCTCCGTCACTCGAGCGCCGTGCCGCTAAGGGCGCGCGTTCATCAAGTGCGCCCGTAGAACAGATATTTGCGAACGAACCGCGTATTTATGGAACCCCTCGGGCGTTTGCACGTATTCCTGGCCGAGAAGGTGTTTCCGACGCGCTGGGATCGTGTTGGGGGCGCAAGACCGGCGGTTGAGACCATCGGTCTGCTCGGTTTCGCATTGATGGCGCTGGCACTAGGGCTGGGCAACACCGGACAAAGTATAGGCATGGCCGTGTTGTTTATCGCGAGCCTTGGTGCCTGGCCGCACCTTTGGTCAGGGCTGAAAAAGGACTGGGTGGCCCGTGCGGTGCTAATCGGTTTTTGTCTCGTAATGCTGCGCACGAGTTGGGCGGTTTTGGAAATGCCGGCGCTCGCGGCCGATCGATGGGATAGCGCGCGATCTATCTCCAGAATGCTGACATTTCCGCTGGCCTGCTGGTGGCTGGGCGGCAGCTTAAGGTCGATCAAGTCGATGGTTATTTTGGTATTAGCGGGCGCCGTGATCAATATCGTGTATTACGGTAACTGGACCTACGTTGATTTGCTTTCACTCTCGCAACGCCGCTCGTTCGGCGGCGATGCCCGCATGGAGGGATTGCTCGAAGCCAGCATCCTGGCCGGAATGATCGCTTTCGCGCGCAACTGGTGGGGCGCGTCTTCAAACAGGCCGGCTTTTGTCGCGCGTGTGGCGCTGTGGCTGTTTTTCTTCCTGTTGATGCTATGGGCGCTGATCGTTGTTCAGGCTAATGCGGCCTGGGTCGCCGGCATTGTTGCTGGTTTGCTGTTCTTCGGCTGGTTCGTTCGACGTGCGTTTCAGCAGGGTAAGGACAGCGGCGCGCAGCTAATGCGCGTGATGGTGCTGGCCCTGCTCCTCGGCGCGGGAGCCCTGCTGGTCGCTTTCGGAGATACGCTTGGCAATCGCGTGCTTGATCTGCGTGAAACTTCTGCATTGCTATTTCGAGGCGAGGTGGAGAAGGTTGAGAGTCCGTCGATTGCCGGTCGCGCCTACATGCTCGATGTCGGGTGGAACGCCTGGCTTCGAAGACCGCTTCTTGGCTGGGGCCCGGGAATTGGCCGATTCCTTGTTTACAGGTCGGACGTGCCGAAGGCATATAAGGGCTCATCGGAACTGCATAACAATTACCTGGATGTGCTCATGCAATTCGGTGTCGTCGGTGCGCTGCTTTTTTTTGGATTCTGGTTGCGGCTGATCACCCGTTTCGCGGCGCGAGTGCGTGCAGGCAGGATTCCTGCCGACGTGGGTGGATTTGTGCTCGCAATTTCTTTGATGTTTTTTATCGTCAATATCACAGACACCTATATTGCCTTTCAGTTTGGCTGGTTTTACATGGCGTTTCTTTGTGCGCTGTTGCACAGTCCGTTAATGCGATCCGCAACTGAAACAGAACAGGCTATAGATGCGTAAGTGAGAGTTGGGCTGACCAACTTCAGGAAGGGATTCAGCATGTATAACTTTGAACATACCTGCTGGATTACGCCAACCTGTATGAATGATCTGCGTCGCAGATCCGGTCTGAAGCTAGTCTGGAATGTCATGGTCATAAAGCCGAACTCTTTCAAATATTACATGATGAAGCTATTGCCGTTTACGAAATCGTGGATAGAAGGGTATACAAAAGAGTACATCTACATACTTAAGAGTGAGTGACGGGCGCCCCAGCGCGCATCTGTCGACCTAGCCGGGCATGGCCACGATCATCCAGGTTTGCTTGTCCTCTAACTGCGGCGGATTGGAGATTTATATCGAGCGGATAAGCCGCGCACTCTCGCACAGAGGACATCGGGTGCAAGTGGTCACACTGGCGGGAACCTATCTGTCACAGCGGTTGCCCGCCGAGATTAACTACCCAATAAAGACCCATGGAATAGGCGATGCAGCAAGGTTTAGCCTTGGCATTTCAAACAGGATTCTTGCCGAAAATGCAGATGTAGTGCATGTGCATGGTGGACGTGAACTGCCCTTTGCGGTCCTCGCCAAGCTCCGTTTCCGCCGCCGCATGCGCCTGGTTTATTCCAGGCATATCGTTCTGAATCGCTCCAAGAAAGATCTATGGCACCGGGTCTTGTACCGGCACGTAGATGCATATCTGGCGGTGTCTGAGCAGATACGGGAGCAGGCCCTGCGGCGTGTGCCAATACCTTCCGAAAGGGTTCATTTTCTGCATCATGGTATGGAATTACCTGCTAATGAACCGGATGCGCGCGCCCTCGCACGAGCGAAGCTCGGGTTCCGGGATAACTGCTTCCTGGTAGGCTCTTTCTCCCGCATCGAACTTGCCAAAGGCCAGCATACCTTGATAGAAGCCGTCAGCCTCTTGCGGAAAAAAGCCGTGGATGTGCAGGCGTTTATCATGGGACACGTGTCGGAGGCCGCTTACGGGGAACACCTGACACGGCTCGTTCGCGAGTTGCAACTGGATGCGCACGTCATATTCCTCGACTTCGTTCCTGACGCCCATCGGCTCATGAGCGCTTGTGATGCCGTCGTGGTGCCTTCGAAGCAGGAAGGTTTCGGCCTGGTGGTGATTGAAGCCATGGCGGCAGGCATTCCCGTAATCGGAACTCGTGGCGCGGGCGGCATGTTAAATCTTATGGAGCACGAAAAGAATGGCTTGCTGTTTGACTGGGAGGATGCAGCGATGCTTGCGCAACAACTGGAGGCTCTCTATCAAGATCCTGATTTACGTGCGCGCCTGGGGTGCAATGGCCGCAGCCTCGTTGAACGTCATTTCAGTTTGGAGGATCATCTGAACGCACTGGAGAATCATTTTTTCGGCCATGCCGCGAGCGGTTAGGTCGCATAATCCAACCCGTCAACGAAACAGCGCGGAACGGCCACGCCCGGCGCGGGATTTTTCGCGTTCGGTCCGTTACGATCGCTAAGAGCGGGTCATGCGGGACGCGGTCGGCGCTTGAATCGCGCGTCTTAATCGTCGAGTGGTCTGAGAACGATCGATCGTATAAGCTAATTCCGCTCAACCGAAGCCACTGACTGAATGCGATATTCAATTCCGGGTTTCTCCAACGCCCGAGTGCTGGTGGTCGGCGACCTGATGCTTGACCGCTACTGGTATGGCACGACCTCGCGGATCTCGCCTGAGGCGCCGGTACCGGTCGTTAATGTCGGCAAGGTGGAAGAGCGTGCGGGCGGCGCGGGCAATGTAGCGCTCAATGTCGCGGCACTTGGTTGCGCCGTAACCCTGATCGGGTTCACTGGTGACGATCAGGCGGCGACCTCGCTCAAGACGCTGCTGGAACGCGACGGCGTGCGCTGTAAATTTAACGCTGTCGGGCAACGGAAGACCAGCACCAAGTTGCGCGTGATCAGCCGCCATCAGCAATTGATCCGCCTGGACTTCGAGGATGGCTTCGCGGATGTCGATCAGGCGGCGCTGTCAGGCTCGTACGCGCGCGACCTGGCAGCGCATGATCTCGTGATTCTGTCCGATTACGGCAAAGGTACCTTAAGCGACGTTCAAACGCTCATTGCACATGCACGCCGCGCCGGCAAGCCGGTGTTGATCGATCCGAAGGGTGCGGATTTCGCACGTTATCGCGGCGCCACCGCCATTACGCCGAATCAGACCGAGTTCGAGGCGGTGGCAGGAATTTGCGCGGATGACGCGGAGATGGCCGCGCAAGGGCAGCGGCTACTCGCCGAGCTTGAGCTGGATGCGCTGCTCGTCACCCGCAGCGAAAAAGGCATACTGCTGTTGCGAGCCGGTTCGCTGCCGCTGGATTTTCCCACCCATGTCAGTGATGTGTTCGACGTCACGGGCGCCGGCGATACCGTGATCGGCGTGCTGGGCGCGGCACTCGCGGTCGGAACGCCTATGCCGGAGGCGGTCGCGCTGGCGAACCTCGCGGCGGGTGTCGTGGTCCGCAAGCTCGGTACGGCCATTGCGTCTTTGCGCGAGCTTCAGACCGCGATGCTGAAGCACAAACCCCTGCAACGCGGGCTCGTGACTGAAGTAGCGCTCCTTGCGTTGGTCGAAAAGGCGCGCGCCAGCGGCGAGAGCGTGGTGATGACCAATGGCTGTTTCGATATTCTGCACGCGGGTCACGTGGCGTATCTTTCGCAGGCCGCGCAGCGGGGAGATCGGTTGGTGGTGGCGGTCAACGATGACGACTCGGTGCGGCGGTTGAAGGGAAAGGGTCGTCCGGTCAATCCGCTGATGCTGCGCATGGCGGTGCTGGCCGGGCTGGAAAGCGTAGACTGGGTGGTCTCGTTTACAGAAGACACGCCGCGACGGCTGATCGAGGCGTTAAGTCCCGACACGTTAGTCAAGGGCGGTGATTATCGGCCCGACGACGTGGCAGGCGGCGACTGCGTGCGTGCGTGCGGCGGCGAGGTCGTGGTACTGGATTTCATCGATGGTTGTTCCACCAGCGCAATGATCGCCGCGATACGCAAAGACATCTGAAACGCATGATTATCGTAACCGGTGGCGCCGGGTTTATCGGCAGCAACATCGTCCGGGCGCTCAATGCTCGGGGTCGCACCGACATTCTGGTGGTCGACAATTTGCGCAACGGCGCCAAGTTCGTGAATCTCGCTGACTGCGATATACACGATTATCTGGACAGAGACGATTTCTTGCGGCGCGTGTGCAATGGCAAAGAGTTCGGCGGCGCCATCGAGGCGGTGTTTCATCAGGGCGCGTGCGCGACCACCACCGAGTGGGACGGACGCTACATGCTGGACAACAACTACGAATACTCCAAGGCGCTGCTGCACTATAGTCTGGCGCGCGGTGCGCCGTTCATTTACGCCTCATCGGCCTCGGTGTACGGCATGGGCCCGGTATTCAAGGAAGCTCGTCGCCACGAACGGCCGCTAAACGTTTACGGCTACTCGAAGTTTCTGTTCGATCAATACGTGCGCCGCGCGCTGGCCTCCGCGCAAAACCCTGTCGTCGGCCTGCGGTATTTCAACGTGTACGGCCCGGCCGAGCAGCACAAGGGCTCGATGGCGAGCGTTGCGTTTCATTTCAACCGGCAGGTGCTGGACGACGGCAAGATTAAGTTGTTCAAGGGTTCGGACGGCTACGCCGACGGCGAACAGCGCCGCGATTTTATCTATGTCGGCGACGTAGCCGATGTAAATCTCTGGTTGCTCGATCATCCGCGCGTCAGCGGGATATTCAACCTCGGCACCGGCCGCAGCCAGACATTCAACGAGATAGCGCGCGCGGTGATCGGCTATCACGGGTCGGGCGAGATCGAGTACATCCCGTTCCCGGACGCGCTTCAGGG
Above is a window of Gammaproteobacteria bacterium DNA encoding:
- a CDS encoding branched-chain amino acid transaminase, with protein sequence MSMADRDGLIWFDGEMVPWREAKVHVLTHTLHYGMGVFEGVRAYETRRGTAIFRLADHTRRLFNSAHILGMAMPFDKDVINAAQRAVVRKNQLKSAYIRPMCFYGAEGMGLHAQGLRVHCMIAAWEWGSYLGKDNLEKGLRIKTSSLTRHHVNITMCKAKANGNYMNSMLALQEATRDGYDEALLLDIEGYVAEGSGENIFIVSDGVLYTPDLTSALDGMTRRTIITLAGQLDIPVREKRISRDEVYIADEAFFTGTAAEVAPIRELDNRAIGTGRRGPMTERLQTMFFDLVVGRRDDHQDWLTPVA
- a CDS encoding zinc-finger domain-containing protein, whose protein sequence is MPNPHSSDAQDKFTTPNDRRSYTIARADLPLHCPLPGMSLWDSHPLVYIPIEDSKKGRMRCPYCSTEYVLEPE
- a CDS encoding glycosyltransferase family 4 protein, translating into MATIIQVCLSSNCGGLEIYIERISRALSHRGHRVQVVTLAGTYLSQRLPAEINYPIKTHGIGDAARFSLGISNRILAENADVVHVHGGRELPFAVLAKLRFRRRMRLVYSRHIVLNRSKKDLWHRVLYRHVDAYLAVSEQIREQALRRVPIPSERVHFLHHGMELPANEPDARALARAKLGFRDNCFLVGSFSRIELAKGQHTLIEAVSLLRKKAVDVQAFIMGHVSEAAYGEHLTRLVRELQLDAHVIFLDFVPDAHRLMSACDAVVVPSKQEGFGLVVIEAMAAGIPVIGTRGAGGMLNLMEHEKNGLLFDWEDAAMLAQQLEALYQDPDLRARLGCNGRSLVERHFSLEDHLNALENHFFGHAASG
- a CDS encoding O-antigen ligase family protein — translated: MINIVYYGNWTYVDLLSLSQRRSFGGDARMEGLLEASILAGMIAFARNWWGASSNRPAFVARVALWLFFFLLMLWALIVVQANAAWVAGIVAGLLFFGWFVRRAFQQGKDSGAQLMRVMVLALLLGAGALLVAFGDTLGNRVLDLRETSALLFRGEVEKVESPSIAGRAYMLDVGWNAWLRRPLLGWGPGIGRFLVYRSDVPKAYKGSSELHNNYLDVLMQFGVVGALLFFGFWLRLITRFAARVRAGRIPADVGGFVLAISLMFFIVNITDTYIAFQFGWFYMAFLCALLHSPLMRSATETEQAIDA
- the glnE gene encoding bifunctional [glutamate--ammonia ligase]-adenylyl-L-tyrosine phosphorylase/[glutamate--ammonia-ligase] adenylyltransferase translates to MSAVSPKSSNEPGGLPESLRAEVQHHWEEFAARDALLDRQQEILHVWAASPLAAKTCVQNPQLLSELVSSGDLARAYTLDEMFGRVAGAVENADSESALMRAMRVLRRREWLRIAWRDLNGAADLDETLRELSAMAEGFVEQALKSCYNRACERYGVPRNANGAAQQLVVLGMGKLGGAELNFSSDIDLIFAYPEDGQTDGRRAQDNREFFTRMGQKFIKVLSEYTADGFVFRIDMRLRPFGDGPLAISFDAMEHYYQTHGREWERYAMVKARVIAGDRAAGDELLRRLRPFVYRRYLDYGAFGSLRDMKALIDGEVSRRELIDNIKLGAGGIREIEFISQAFQLVRGGRDAELQQRELRAVLPCLARKGQLAQADVDALLAAYTFLRRVENRLQMVGDQQTHALPEQDSERARLAFAMNFHDWASFAKALDEHRRAVHERFEHTFGEPGAADPETDNTGSHRALVELSQGRMDDDRALALLRKAGFDDPATVLPAIKALYTGHAYQAQGETSRVRLNRLMPLLLAEVASQPEAARTLSRILPLIEAIARRSVYLALLAEHREALAQLVKLSGASKWIAEYLSNHPILLDELLNPRDLYAPPDRDGLAAQLGDEFARIDPFDMEAQMERLRQFKQVNVLRVAAADVMEALPLMRISDQLTWIAEVILEHVLKIAWQQMTARYGKPGCVIDGERYTPGFAIIAYGKLGGIELGYGSDLDLVYLHDSAGKQQCTDGGKSIDNATFFGRLAQRIVHALTAFTPAGQLYEVDMRLRPSGAAGILVSGVQAFELYQRDRAWTWEHQALARARPVAGSADISARFQRMRAGTLVCARDTAKLRHEVKEMRERMWRELGSRDATRFDLKKDPGGIADIEFMVQYHVLAHTHDHGALSEFTDNIRILDALVASDLLPVKDARFLQDVYRAYRDRVHALSLQGDAAVVDSHEFSEQRAGVQRLWRELMEVS
- the rfaD gene encoding ADP-glyceromanno-heptose 6-epimerase, with product MIIVTGGAGFIGSNIVRALNARGRTDILVVDNLRNGAKFVNLADCDIHDYLDRDDFLRRVCNGKEFGGAIEAVFHQGACATTTEWDGRYMLDNNYEYSKALLHYSLARGAPFIYASSASVYGMGPVFKEARRHERPLNVYGYSKFLFDQYVRRALASAQNPVVGLRYFNVYGPAEQHKGSMASVAFHFNRQVLDDGKIKLFKGSDGYADGEQRRDFIYVGDVADVNLWLLDHPRVSGIFNLGTGRSQTFNEIARAVIGYHGSGEIEYIPFPDALQGRYQSFTEADMTRLSEAGLVHRFRPVEEGVPLYLDALIREPRNVS
- the hldE gene encoding bifunctional D-glycero-beta-D-manno-heptose-7-phosphate kinase/D-glycero-beta-D-manno-heptose 1-phosphate adenylyltransferase HldE, with translation MRYSIPGFSNARVLVVGDLMLDRYWYGTTSRISPEAPVPVVNVGKVEERAGGAGNVALNVAALGCAVTLIGFTGDDQAATSLKTLLERDGVRCKFNAVGQRKTSTKLRVISRHQQLIRLDFEDGFADVDQAALSGSYARDLAAHDLVILSDYGKGTLSDVQTLIAHARRAGKPVLIDPKGADFARYRGATAITPNQTEFEAVAGICADDAEMAAQGQRLLAELELDALLVTRSEKGILLLRAGSLPLDFPTHVSDVFDVTGAGDTVIGVLGAALAVGTPMPEAVALANLAAGVVVRKLGTAIASLRELQTAMLKHKPLQRGLVTEVALLALVEKARASGESVVMTNGCFDILHAGHVAYLSQAAQRGDRLVVAVNDDDSVRRLKGKGRPVNPLMLRMAVLAGLESVDWVVSFTEDTPRRLIEALSPDTLVKGGDYRPDDVAGGDCVRACGGEVVVLDFIDGCSTSAMIAAIRKDI